One genomic segment of Procambarus clarkii isolate CNS0578487 chromosome 34, FALCON_Pclarkii_2.0, whole genome shotgun sequence includes these proteins:
- the LOC138370931 gene encoding serine/threonine-protein kinase A-Raf-like: MERLGAHDVAQLLRNEIKTLGSGGYGTVTLVNWHGEQAALKVANCADPANSFKREAQVLSALKGAGGAPLLLGVSHDSPALLTTYKGDTNLDNVICDPRYDVVQIGFKIGLKLLHIHTKGSHDHPKISLIDFGLSCKSGKTIIAEGDPEDKPTYAPEVLAGEPSTFASDVFQYGRLMQEILEVTGTKHPALVNLFQEATLSNQDWRPSLPNLLRCLQDHIRDTTTDSTYHRDRKRIDRYEAKCAKWRLESGGLRMPKEQVMRDKARTEDYLLSIREFHGMLAL, translated from the exons ATGGAGCGTCTTGGGGCTCACGACGTGGCGCAGCTCCTGAGGAACGAGATAAAAACTCTGGGGTCTGGCGGCTACGGTACAGTGACCCTTGTTAACTGGCACGGAGAGCAGGCCGCACTTAAAGTGGCCAACTGTGCTGACCCCGCTAACAGCTTCAAGCGCGAAGCCCAAGTGCTGTCAGCGCTGAAGGGGGCTGGCGGCGCGCCCCTCCTACTGGGGGTGTCCCACGACTCCCCAGCTCTTCTCACCACATATAAAGGGGACACCAACCTGGACAACGTTATATGCGACCCACGATACGACGTAGTGCAGATTGGGTTCAAGATTGGACTAAAATTACTACATATCCACACAAAAG GATCACACGATCATCCAAAAATTAGCCTAATCGATTTCGGCTTGTCATGTAAGAGTGGTAAAACGATCATTGCGGAAGGTGACCCCGAGGATAAACCGACCTACGCCCCTGAAGTCCTGGCTGGTGAACCCAGCACCTTCGCCTCAGACGTGTTCCAATACGGGCGTCTAATGCAGGAGATCCTGGAGGTGACAGGTACCAAACATCCGGCACTAGTGAACTTGTTCCAGGAAGCGACACTGTCCAACCAAGACTGGCGGCCGTCCCTACCCAACCTGCTCCGCTGCCTACAGGACCACATCAGAGACACCACCACGGACTCCACCTACCACCGAGACCGCAAGAGGATTGATCGGTATGAAGCAAAGTGCGCCAAGTGGAGGCTTGAGAGTGGCGGCCTGAGGATGCCTAAGGAGCAGGTTATGAGGGACAAGGCACGGACAGAGGACTATTTACTCAGTATAAGGGAGTTCCATGGTATGCTTGCCCTGTGA